From the Cryptomeria japonica chromosome 2, Sugi_1.0, whole genome shotgun sequence genome, one window contains:
- the LOC131052306 gene encoding outer envelope membrane protein 7, producing MGALITAVIAIAAVIVGWVAIELACKPCLDKGREAIDASLDPTYDPDERLLPPTSTANA from the coding sequence ATGGGGGCGCTAATAACAGCAGTAATAGCTATAGCAGCAGTGATAGTGGGATGGGTGGCCATAGAGTTGGCCTGCAAGCCATGTTTGGACAAAGGGAGGGAAGCCATTGACGCCTCTCTCGATCCCACTTATGATCCAGATGAGCGGCTTCTTCCTCCCACTTCTACCGCTAATGCCTGA